GGATTAAGACGGATTTTTTATTAATCTGCATAAAATCCGTTTTAATCCGCGTTTTTACGAAGTAAATCCGTTTTATCTGTGTCATTAATTTGCTTTAGTAAATTATGAGTCTTTTTAGCAGATAGTCATATAAAAATTAATGCTTTTTTATTCTTCTAAAATTCTATTTTTTAAGTTTGGTAACATTTGCATAATACTCTAATCTATCTCTAATCTACTTTAAATCTAAGTCTAATCCCCTATTTTATGGGCTTTAGCACAAACCTATTGATTTTAAAGGGATAGCCGTTTTTTTATCAAATAACATCTTGTTTATCTTAAGTTAACAAAGAATTGTTTTTTGATTTTACGTTAACATTAGCCTTAAATCGAATCGAAGTAAAGGGATTTTATTTGTCGTGAAATAAAAACTAATAAACAACATGACAAAACTAAGACTCTTTTTTACGGCTCTGATGCTCCTTACAATAGGAAACATTTTTGCCCAAATTACAACCTCATCTTTATCCGCCAGAGTTAATGATGGTACAAGCCCTCTTACAGGTGCTGAAGTAACCTTGACACATTTGCCTACAAATGCCGTTTACAAAGCTACAACAGACAAACAAGGACGCTTTAGCTTCGAAAACTTAAATGCAGGCGGGCCTTACGAATTAGAAATTAAAAGTTCTGGAACCAAAGATTATTCTAATGCTCAAATTCATTTAGCTTTAGGAGACAATGATTTACCAACTATTGTAGTTGGAAAAGCTGACAATAATGTTTTGGAAGAAGTAGTTATAACAGGTTCTAAACCTTCTTCTAAAAACAATGGTACCAATATTAGCGAAAAACAAGTAAATGGTCTTCCGTTAATCAACAGAGGAATTCAGGATGTTACGAAATTAGTGCCTCAAAGTTCCAACAACTCTTTTGCTGGAACTAACTTCAGATACAATAACGTAACAATTGACGGTTCTATTAATAATGATGCTATTGGTTTCAGTCCGTCTTTAGGAGGTCAATCTGGAACTTCTGGAATGCCAGGAAGCAGTACGCGTTCTAACTCTATCAGTTTAGATGCGATTCAAGATATTCAAGTTTACATTGCTCCTTATGATATTAAATTAGGAAACTTTTTAGGAGGAAGCGTAAATGCTGTAACAAGAAGCGGTACAAACACTGTAACAGGATCTATTTACAGTTACGGAAGAAGTGCAGCAATTACCGGCCCTAACAATGCTGGTGACGGATCAAAAATGCCAAGTGCTTTTGGTGATTACCAAGTTGGTTTTAGAGTAGGACTTCCAATTGTAAAAGACAAATTATTCTTCTTTACCAATATGGAATATGCAGAAAGAACAGACCCTATTTTTTATAATGCAGGACAAACTAATTCAGATGGAAAATTAACTTCATTATTGGATAATGCTACCGCTGAACAAATTTCAAACTTTGTTAAAACAAACTACGGTTTTGATCCAGGAACGTATGGTGCTTACAATAACTTTTCTAAAAGCCAGAAATTCTTCAATAAGTTAGATTGGAAAATTAACGAAAAACACTCTATTTCATTAAGAAACAATACAGTTATTTCTCAAGCAACAAACCTAGAGCGCGACGCGGCAAACTTTAGATTTTCTGGAATGGATTTTACTCAGAAAAACCAAGCAATCAGTACGGTTTTAGAATTAAAAAGTCATTTCAACAGCCAATGGTCAAACTCATTCATAGCAAGTTATTCTGCAATTAAAGATTACCGTGATCCGAAATCAAGCAATATTATGTTCCCACAGACAGAAATTGGTTATAATGGAGGAATTATTTTCTTAGGAAACGATCGTGAAGCTACTGTTTTCAACATGAAACAAAACACGACTGAAATTACAGACAACCTTACTTATAAAACAGGAAATCATACTTTATTGTTTGGTACTCACAACGAATTCTACGATATCAACTACGGATTTGTAAATGCACTTAACGGAAGAATCTCTTATAAATCTCTTGCCGATTTCTACAACAAACTACCAACTCGTGTACGTGGAACTTATCCGTTTGATGGTTCTTCAAGAGATGAAATTTTCAATAATCCTTATGCACAATTTAACGTAAACCTTTACAGTGCTTATGTTCAGGATGAAATTAGAATTGGAAGCAAATTAAAAGTAACTCCAGGTGTGAGAGTAGATTATACCGATATGCCGACTAAACCAAAATTAAGCCAGCAGGTTCAAAACTCTCCAGCAGATCCAAATTATGGGACAACGTATACTTATACGCCTTTAAGCCAAATCAAAAACAATTTCTTTGGTTCAGCTTTAGTTTCTCCAAGAATCGGATTTACTTATAATGTTGACGAAGACAAAACATTAGTTTTAAGAGGTGGTTCTGGAGTATTCACAGGTAGAGTTCCTTTTGCATGGTTAGGATATGCTTACTACAATGATGGTGTAGGTTACGGAAGTTATGACAAAAACAATTTAACTGCGGCTCAAGTTGCAGCAGCTGGAGATCCTTTAGCTCCAAATGGATTAAACGGATACCACGATGCAACTCCAAAAGTTCAGGCTGATTTAATTGACAACAAATTCAAAATGCCAGCTGTTTTAAGAAACTCACTTGCAATAGACAAAATAATCAACGGATATAAATTTACTACTGAAGGAATGTACACTAAAGTAATCCGTGATTTAGAATTCCAGCAAGTAAATAAGACAGATAATCCAACTTATTTCTCTTACGACACCAATCATCAGATGCCGATTTATGCTGCTAATATCAATGCCGCTTTTTCAAATGCTTATTTGTTGTCTAATACGAATAAAGGATACCGTTACAGCATAACAGAAATGATTTCTAAAACATACGATTTTGGTTTAAACTTTATGGTAGCTTATACTTACGGAGATTCTAAAGACGTAACTAATGGAATTCGTAACTCTATGGAAAGTAACTTCCAAATGAACCAATCGTTAACTCCGAATGATCCTCAATTGGCAACTTCAAACTTCAACATCAAACACAGAATTGTTTCTAATGTTGGATATGCTGTAAAATTGGCTGAAAACAACACTTTCTCTGCTAACGTATATTTTAATGCACAATCTGGAAATCCATTCTCTTGGGGATTTGTAAACTCTACAATTGCCGGAACAGGACAAGCAGCAGGATTAGCTTATATCTTTAAAGATGCAGCAGAAGCAGCAAAATATATTGGGGTAAGTGCTGCAGGAGTTCCTTCAGCAACAGCTGCACAGCAAGTGGCAGATTACGAAGCATTCATTAACGGAAATGACTATTTA
This portion of the Flavobacterium panacagri genome encodes:
- a CDS encoding TonB-dependent receptor, producing the protein MTKLRLFFTALMLLTIGNIFAQITTSSLSARVNDGTSPLTGAEVTLTHLPTNAVYKATTDKQGRFSFENLNAGGPYELEIKSSGTKDYSNAQIHLALGDNDLPTIVVGKADNNVLEEVVITGSKPSSKNNGTNISEKQVNGLPLINRGIQDVTKLVPQSSNNSFAGTNFRYNNVTIDGSINNDAIGFSPSLGGQSGTSGMPGSSTRSNSISLDAIQDIQVYIAPYDIKLGNFLGGSVNAVTRSGTNTVTGSIYSYGRSAAITGPNNAGDGSKMPSAFGDYQVGFRVGLPIVKDKLFFFTNMEYAERTDPIFYNAGQTNSDGKLTSLLDNATAEQISNFVKTNYGFDPGTYGAYNNFSKSQKFFNKLDWKINEKHSISLRNNTVISQATNLERDAANFRFSGMDFTQKNQAISTVLELKSHFNSQWSNSFIASYSAIKDYRDPKSSNIMFPQTEIGYNGGIIFLGNDREATVFNMKQNTTEITDNLTYKTGNHTLLFGTHNEFYDINYGFVNALNGRISYKSLADFYNKLPTRVRGTYPFDGSSRDEIFNNPYAQFNVNLYSAYVQDEIRIGSKLKVTPGVRVDYTDMPTKPKLSQQVQNSPADPNYGTTYTYTPLSQIKNNFFGSALVSPRIGFTYNVDEDKTLVLRGGSGVFTGRVPFAWLGYAYYNDGVGYGSYDKNNLTAAQVAAAGDPLAPNGLNGYHDATPKVQADLIDNKFKMPAVLRNSLAIDKIINGYKFTTEGMYTKVIRDLEFQQVNKTDNPTYFSYDTNHQMPIYAANINAAFSNAYLLSNTNKGYRYSITEMISKTYDFGLNFMVAYTYGDSKDVTNGIRNSMESNFQMNQSLTPNDPQLATSNFNIKHRIVSNVGYAVKLAENNTFSANVYFNAQSGNPFSWGFVNSTIAGTGQAAGLAYIFKDAAEAAKYIGVSAAGVPSATAAQQVADYEAFINGNDYLKSRRGTFTQRNGDTTPWNIQADLKLMDEIKITKVGTFQISFSMANIGNLINKDWGRSYFVPNTYNSTASIGLTKSGNLGGVATGDPTYTFQKPTSTPYTIDQLASRFQGQLGLRYSF